Part of the Lujinxingia vulgaris genome is shown below.
TAGACACCCCGCGAGGGCACGGCATTCTGGTGGTGAGCCATGGAGGCGTCAAACCCACGTTAATGGTAACGCGCCTGCAACATCAAAGGTCCAGCCCGCCGCGATTGACCTGAAAAAGGTGCCCATCCTCCAGACGCACCGCGCTGAGCGCGCGACCCCACACACAGCCTGTATCAAGCGCGAGCAGCCTGGGAGTCTTCATATAACCCAGCGCCGACCAATGCCCGCAGATCACGCGCACCCCGCCCGGCTGGGCCCCATCGATGGCCCAGCGCGCGGGCTCGGCATCAAACCAGGCATGCCGCGGCGCCTCAATCGCTTCATAGGTTGACTTATAGTCGAACTCCAGCGAGCCATCACCCTCCAGCACCCGCATGCGCGTCATAATGTTGATCGCCACGCGCAGGCGCGCCTCCCCCTCAAGATCTTCATGCCACTGGCGAGGCTCATTGCCGTACATCGCCTCAAAGACGCGCCGGTAGTCGTCCGCGCGAAGCGCCCCCTCCACCTCCCGGGCCACCGCCTCGGCCTGAGACGCCGTCCAGCTCGGCCACAGCCCGGCGTGCACCACCAGGTTCTCACCGCGGCGCACGATCATCGGCCGATGGCGAAGCCACTCCAGAAGCTCATCGGCATCCGGCGCGCTCAGCACATCCTCAAAGGTGTCTTTATCGCGGGGCTTATGCCCTCCCAGCCCCACCGCCAGCATATGCAGATCGTGGTTCCCCAGCACCACCTCGGCCCCGTCGCCCAGGCCCCGCACAAAACGCATCACCCCCAGCGAGTCCGGCCCCCCGTTGACCAGATCGCCCACAAAGACGACGCGGTCGCGCCCCGGCTCAAAGTCGGCCCGCGCCAGCACCTGCTTGAGCTCACGGAGACACCCGTGGACATCACCCACCACGATCGTGGCCATCGTCTCGCTCCCATCATCGACGTTGTTCTGGCGGAATCACCGCCCGCTGCGGCCTGTTCTTAAGCCTGCGACCCGGCTCAACCGCACCCACCATCTCGGCGCTCCTGCCAACTTCCCTTGTCCGCCCGGCGGCGGTGGTGCTACCACTTGGGGCGTCTTTTACGCCCAATTTTCGCACCGGCCACCTCCACGGGAGAACGCTATGAAAGCCGCCAATCACATCCTGGAAGTCATCGGTAACACGCCGCTGGTCAAGAGCCACACCATCGCCAGCCATGTCAAGGCAGACATCTTCTTGAAGCTGGAGTACCTCAACCCCGGCTCCAGCGTAAAAGATCGCCCCGCGCTGCAGATCATCGAAGATGCCGAAGCCTCCGGTGCGCTGCGCCCCGGCGGCACCATCGTCGAGGCCACCAGCGGCAACACCGGCATGGGCCTTGCGATGGCCGCGGCCATCAAGGGTTATAAGTGCATCTTCGTGATGCCCGATAAGATGAGCGATGAGAAGATCAAAACGCTGCGCGCCTTCGGCGCTCGCGTGGTCGTCTGCCCCACCGCCGTTGAGCCCGATGACCCCCGCTCCTACTACTCGGTGGCCATCCGCCTGGCGCAGGAAACCCCCAA
Proteins encoded:
- a CDS encoding symmetrical bis(5'-nucleosyl)-tetraphosphatase — translated: MATIVVGDVHGCLRELKQVLARADFEPGRDRVVFVGDLVNGGPDSLGVMRFVRGLGDGAEVVLGNHDLHMLAVGLGGHKPRDKDTFEDVLSAPDADELLEWLRHRPMIVRRGENLVVHAGLWPSWTASQAEAVAREVEGALRADDYRRVFEAMYGNEPRQWHEDLEGEARLRVAINIMTRMRVLEGDGSLEFDYKSTYEAIEAPRHAWFDAEPARWAIDGAQPGGVRVICGHWSALGYMKTPRLLALDTGCVWGRALSAVRLEDGHLFQVNRGGLDL